A single window of Plectropomus leopardus isolate mb chromosome 12, YSFRI_Pleo_2.0, whole genome shotgun sequence DNA harbors:
- the adcyap1b gene encoding adenylate cyclase activating polypeptide 1b isoform X2, producing MASSSKATLILLVYGILMHYSVFCTPIGLSYPKIRLENDAFDEDGNSLSDMGFDGDQIAIRSPPSLNDDAYTLYYPPEKSDDNSMEEESEPLSKRHSDGIFTDSYSRYRKQMAVQKYLAAVLGRRYRQRVRNKGRRLAYL from the exons ATGGCCAGTTCGAGTAAAGCGACTTTAATCTTGCTCGTCTACGGAATCTTAATGCACTACAGCGTCTTCTGCACACCTATCGGACTAAGTTACCCTAAGATTAG ACTTGAAAACGACGCCTTCGATGAGGATGGGAATTCATTATCCGACATGGGTTTTGATGGCGATCAGATTGCTATACGAAGCCCACCATCCTTAAACGACGACGCGTACACTCTCTACTACCCACCAGAGAAGAG tgACGACAACAGCATGGAGGAAGAGTCAGAGCCCTTATCCAAAAGACATTCAGATGGGATCTTCACCGACAGCTACAGTCGCTATAGAAAGCAGATGGCCGTGCAGAAATACCTGGCAGCGGTTCTGGGAAGAAGGTACAGACAGAGAGTTAGGAACAAAGGACGCCGACTTGCCTATTTGTAG
- the adcyap1b gene encoding adenylate cyclase activating polypeptide 1b isoform X1, which produces MASSSKATLILLVYGILMHYSVFCTPIGLSYPKIRLENDAFDEDGNSLSDMGFDGDQIAIRSPPSLNDDAYTLYYPPEKRPERHAEEELDRALREILGQLTARHYLHSLMTIRAGDDNSMEEESEPLSKRHSDGIFTDSYSRYRKQMAVQKYLAAVLGRRYRQRVRNKGRRLAYL; this is translated from the exons ATGGCCAGTTCGAGTAAAGCGACTTTAATCTTGCTCGTCTACGGAATCTTAATGCACTACAGCGTCTTCTGCACACCTATCGGACTAAGTTACCCTAAGATTAG ACTTGAAAACGACGCCTTCGATGAGGATGGGAATTCATTATCCGACATGGGTTTTGATGGCGATCAGATTGCTATACGAAGCCCACCATCCTTAAACGACGACGCGTACACTCTCTACTACCCACCAGAGAAGAG ACCAGAAAGGCATGCTGAGGAAGAATTAGATAGAGCCTTGAGGGAGATCCTGGGTCAGTTAACAGCGAGACATTATCTGCATTCTCTGATGACAATTCGTGCAGG tgACGACAACAGCATGGAGGAAGAGTCAGAGCCCTTATCCAAAAGACATTCAGATGGGATCTTCACCGACAGCTACAGTCGCTATAGAAAGCAGATGGCCGTGCAGAAATACCTGGCAGCGGTTCTGGGAAGAAGGTACAGACAGAGAGTTAGGAACAAAGGACGCCGACTTGCCTATTTGTAG